Proteins encoded by one window of Halorubrum ruber:
- the glmS gene encoding glutamine--fructose-6-phosphate transaminase (isomerizing) translates to MCGIVARVGEGDDSTDELLVGLDNLEYRGYDSAGIAVRSDRGLDVRKRAGGIDDLRSAVAADPPRGAVGIGHTRWSTHGPPTDANAHPHTDCTGDVAVVHNGIIENYDELRDALSAAGHRFDSDTDTEVVPHLIESALADGASPAEAFRSAVDRIEGSYAVAAVVGDRDVVYAARNDSPLVVGVGDSTRYLASDVPAFLEFTDRVAYLEDGDVVRLTPDEFTVTDERGEPVDRPVETVDWDPKDTGKGGYDHYMLKEINEQPTALGRSVRGRADPEAGTVDLDGFPPGTFEGIERVHLVAMGTSYHAAMYAESLLASRGVPARAFMASEYATAPPPAEDGTLVVAISQSGETADTIAAVRAASAERTLVVTNVVGSSLTRECDDALLVRAGPEIGVAATKSFSSQVATLSLLAERLRRDVVGSPSPDAAAFLSALTALPDQVQQVVESGAAERVADSFADSEAYFFIGRGPGHAVALEGALKFKEITYEHAEGFTAAELKHGPLALVTEDTPVFAVFDGRDGDTETLGNVQEIRARGGPVVAVASGDAPDVADAVDHVLPVPATHPDLVGVLANVQLQLVAYHAAKRRGRSIDKPRNLAKSVTV, encoded by the coding sequence ATGTGCGGCATCGTGGCTCGCGTCGGCGAGGGCGACGACTCGACGGACGAGCTGCTCGTCGGCCTCGACAACCTCGAGTACCGCGGCTACGACTCGGCCGGGATCGCCGTCCGGAGCGACCGCGGCCTGGACGTCCGCAAGCGCGCGGGCGGCATCGACGACCTGCGGAGCGCGGTCGCGGCGGACCCGCCGCGCGGCGCCGTCGGGATCGGCCACACGCGCTGGAGCACCCACGGACCCCCGACGGACGCCAACGCCCACCCGCACACGGACTGTACGGGCGACGTGGCGGTCGTCCACAACGGAATCATCGAGAACTACGACGAGCTCCGCGACGCCCTCTCGGCGGCTGGCCACCGGTTCGACAGCGACACCGACACCGAGGTCGTACCCCACCTGATCGAGTCGGCGCTGGCGGACGGCGCCTCCCCGGCCGAGGCGTTCCGGTCGGCCGTCGACCGCATCGAGGGGAGCTACGCCGTCGCCGCCGTCGTCGGCGACCGCGACGTCGTGTACGCGGCCCGCAACGACTCGCCGCTCGTGGTCGGCGTCGGCGACTCGACGCGGTACTTGGCCAGCGACGTCCCCGCATTCCTAGAGTTCACCGACCGCGTGGCGTACTTAGAGGACGGCGACGTGGTCCGGCTCACCCCGGACGAGTTCACCGTCACCGACGAGCGCGGCGAGCCGGTCGACCGGCCGGTCGAGACCGTCGACTGGGACCCCAAGGACACCGGGAAGGGCGGCTACGACCACTACATGCTCAAGGAGATCAACGAGCAGCCGACCGCGCTCGGCCGGTCCGTCCGCGGGCGGGCCGACCCCGAGGCGGGGACGGTCGACCTCGACGGCTTCCCGCCGGGGACCTTCGAGGGGATCGAGCGGGTCCACCTGGTCGCGATGGGAACCTCCTACCACGCGGCGATGTACGCCGAGTCGCTGCTCGCGAGCCGGGGCGTCCCGGCGCGCGCGTTCATGGCCTCCGAGTACGCGACGGCGCCCCCGCCCGCGGAGGACGGCACGCTCGTGGTGGCGATCTCCCAGAGCGGCGAGACCGCGGACACCATCGCGGCCGTCAGGGCGGCGAGCGCGGAGCGGACGCTGGTGGTGACGAACGTCGTCGGCTCGTCGCTGACGCGGGAGTGCGACGACGCGCTGCTGGTCCGGGCCGGCCCGGAGATCGGCGTCGCCGCGACGAAGTCGTTCTCCTCGCAGGTGGCGACGCTGTCGCTGCTCGCCGAGCGGCTCCGCCGGGACGTGGTCGGCTCGCCGTCGCCGGACGCGGCCGCGTTCCTGTCGGCGCTGACGGCGCTGCCGGACCAGGTACAGCAGGTGGTCGAGAGCGGCGCGGCCGAGCGGGTCGCCGACTCCTTTGCCGACTCAGAGGCGTACTTCTTCATCGGCCGCGGGCCGGGTCACGCGGTCGCCTTGGAGGGGGCGCTGAAGTTCAAGGAGATCACCTACGAGCACGCCGAGGGGTTCACCGCCGCCGAGCTGAAGCACGGGCCCCTTGCGCTCGTCACCGAAGACACGCCGGTGTTCGCGGTGTTCGACGGCCGCGACGGGGACACCGAGACGCTCGGCAACGTCCAGGAGATCCGGGCCCGCGGCGGGCCGGTCGTCGCCGTGGCGAGCGGCGACGCGCCGGACGTCGCGGACGCGGTCGACCACGTGTTGCCGGTCCCCGCCACGCACCCGGACCTCGTGGGCGTCCTCGCGAACGTCCAGCTCCAGCTCGTCGCCTACCACGCCGCGAAGCGCCGCGGCCGGTCGATCGACAAGCCGCGCAACCTCGCGAAGAGCGTCACAGTCTGA
- a CDS encoding DUF7344 domain-containing protein encodes MSAEPEGERREQEQTDAETEAPATTASDVETPAIEDAPIGFDQLFEILKNERRRRVLGYLIESGEEVTLDELAEAIAARETGKDVRQITSQERKRVYVGLYQCHLPKMHDYGAISYNKPRGRIEPGEHTLLFERYLSVDEGPDDSAWTRYHSTLSLTATLLLVVPVLVGAVTSNAPLLIVAALLVGGLVGVSTLRFLR; translated from the coding sequence ATGAGCGCCGAACCGGAGGGCGAGCGCCGCGAACAGGAGCAGACCGACGCGGAGACAGAGGCCCCGGCGACCACCGCGTCGGACGTCGAGACGCCGGCGATCGAGGACGCGCCGATCGGGTTCGACCAGCTGTTCGAGATCCTGAAAAACGAGCGCCGCCGGCGCGTGCTCGGGTACCTCATCGAGAGCGGCGAAGAGGTGACCCTGGACGAGCTGGCCGAGGCCATCGCCGCGCGCGAGACGGGGAAGGACGTGCGACAGATCACCTCACAGGAGCGCAAGCGGGTGTACGTCGGGCTCTACCAGTGTCACCTGCCGAAGATGCACGACTACGGCGCCATCTCGTACAACAAGCCGCGCGGCCGGATCGAGCCCGGCGAGCACACGCTCCTGTTCGAGCGGTACCTCTCGGTCGACGAGGGGCCCGACGACTCCGCGTGGACGCGCTACCACTCGACGCTGTCGCTCACCGCCACGCTCCTGCTCGTCGTCCCCGTCCTCGTCGGCGCGGTCACCTCGAACGCGCCGCTACTGATCGTGGCCGCGCTCCTCGTCGGCGGGCTGGTCGGCGTCTCGACGCTCCGGTTCCTGCGGTAG
- a CDS encoding DUF7344 domain-containing protein → MSAADAERLTPDGVFELLSNHRRRMVLYYLRTRGEAVGIQELATEIASMENDVTAEELTSQQRKRVYVSLYQTHLPKMAEMNTIEYDKDAGEVRLAARADDIDDHLTTESDPSYPWRFHYLVLAVTGTAALALLTVNAPGFGALPTPILAVGIGVAFVGSAVGQYWHERTATEEIPVELSQYDR, encoded by the coding sequence ATGAGCGCCGCCGACGCGGAGCGGCTGACGCCCGACGGGGTCTTCGAGCTGCTGAGCAACCACCGCCGCCGAATGGTGTTGTACTACCTCCGAACGCGCGGCGAGGCGGTCGGGATCCAGGAGCTCGCCACGGAGATCGCGTCGATGGAGAACGACGTCACGGCCGAGGAGCTGACCAGCCAGCAGCGCAAGCGCGTCTACGTCTCCCTCTACCAGACGCACCTCCCGAAGATGGCGGAGATGAACACCATCGAGTATGACAAGGACGCCGGCGAGGTCCGGCTGGCCGCCCGGGCCGACGACATCGACGACCACCTCACGACGGAGTCGGACCCGTCGTACCCGTGGCGGTTTCACTACCTCGTCCTCGCGGTCACGGGGACGGCCGCGCTGGCGCTGCTCACCGTGAACGCGCCGGGGTTCGGCGCGCTCCCGACGCCGATTCTGGCCGTCGGGATCGGCGTCGCGTTCGTCGGGTCGGCCGTCGGCCAGTACTGGCACGAGCGGACCGCGACCGAGGAGATCCCGGTCGAGCTGAGCCAGTACGACCGGTGA
- a CDS encoding HalOD1 output domain-containing protein, which translates to MSRVCEEICVTVTETVSDALGEPVDALPPLSESVDTDGLDALVTSEHAHDVAVTFSYAGMAVLVRGDATVYVRPQRDPITGSPDRRV; encoded by the coding sequence ATGAGCCGGGTTTGCGAAGAGATCTGCGTGACCGTGACCGAGACCGTCTCCGACGCGCTCGGCGAGCCGGTGGACGCGCTCCCGCCGCTCTCCGAGTCGGTCGACACCGACGGGCTGGACGCGTTAGTGACGAGCGAGCACGCGCACGACGTGGCCGTCACGTTCTCGTACGCGGGGATGGCCGTCCTCGTGCGGGGCGACGCCACGGTGTACGTCCGACCGCAGCGCGACCCGATCACCGGGTCGCCGGACCGGCGCGTCTGA
- a CDS encoding HalOD1 output domain-containing protein: MTDVDRVAVESSAERGREHRDTYDWTATSPSAGVVETVATATGRDPLALPQLYDSVETDALDSLVRASGCGLSVTFGFAGCEVTAESDGTVSVRPLGADDDAEP; this comes from the coding sequence ATGACCGACGTAGACCGAGTCGCCGTCGAATCGAGCGCCGAGCGCGGTCGCGAACACCGCGATACCTACGACTGGACCGCGACGTCGCCGAGCGCCGGCGTCGTCGAGACCGTGGCGACCGCGACGGGCCGCGACCCGCTGGCGCTCCCGCAGCTGTACGACTCGGTCGAGACGGACGCGCTGGACTCGCTGGTCCGAGCCAGCGGCTGCGGCCTCTCGGTCACGTTCGGGTTCGCGGGCTGTGAGGTGACCGCCGAGAGCGACGGGACGGTCTCCGTCCGGCCGCTCGGCGCGGACGACGACGCGGAGCCGTAG
- a CDS encoding DUF7511 domain-containing protein yields MNTDSRAPEYEVFEAAIVSDDGAATECTIFPRDAGEDERTTAWITAREGAYCSAASMR; encoded by the coding sequence ATGAACACTGACTCACGGGCTCCCGAATACGAGGTGTTCGAGGCGGCGATCGTCAGCGACGACGGGGCGGCGACCGAGTGTACGATCTTCCCGAGAGACGCCGGCGAGGACGAGCGGACGACCGCGTGGATCACCGCCCGCGAGGGCGCGTACTGCTCGGCGGCCTCGATGCGCTGA
- a CDS encoding HalOD1 output domain-containing protein translates to MARALPEQIARAIADAESVEPDELDVCLEDHVPTDAIRDLVAHDSDSWRLQFETPDHVVEVTGNDRILVDGERVGTFS, encoded by the coding sequence ATGGCGCGAGCCCTCCCAGAACAGATCGCGCGAGCTATCGCCGACGCCGAGTCGGTGGAGCCCGACGAACTCGACGTCTGTTTGGAGGACCACGTCCCGACCGACGCGATCCGCGACCTCGTGGCCCACGACAGCGACTCGTGGCGGCTCCAGTTCGAGACGCCGGACCACGTCGTCGAGGTCACCGGCAACGACCGGATCCTCGTCGACGGCGAGCGGGTCGGCACGTTTTCCTGA
- a CDS encoding TrmB family transcriptional regulator, protein MNDDPADDPRAVAVEQLEQFGLSEYAARTFVALSSLESGTAREVSQASTVPRTRVYDAIDELRDRGLVDVLQSSPKEFRATSAETAGRTFEHELRHRTELLRTALGELEPAGHRTEQQGVWTVTGQQAVTGRVVEFLADAEDEVVYMTVEDLLTDKVIDALSAAAERGVTIKLGGVSPEVQARIQDDIPGATMFESLWLWSDTPAGRIMLVDGRETLASVLVNGADASPTDPRSETAIWGAGETNSLVVVLKAIFAWRLGPEPAD, encoded by the coding sequence ATGAACGACGACCCCGCCGACGACCCTCGCGCCGTCGCCGTCGAACAGCTGGAGCAGTTCGGGCTGAGCGAGTACGCCGCCCGGACGTTCGTCGCGCTTTCGAGTCTGGAGTCGGGGACGGCACGGGAGGTGAGCCAGGCGTCGACGGTGCCGCGTACCCGCGTGTACGACGCGATCGACGAGCTGCGCGACCGGGGGCTCGTCGACGTCCTCCAGTCGTCGCCCAAGGAGTTCCGGGCGACGTCCGCCGAGACCGCGGGCCGGACCTTCGAACACGAGCTCCGACACCGGACCGAGCTCCTGCGGACGGCGCTTGGCGAACTCGAGCCCGCGGGCCACCGGACCGAACAGCAGGGCGTGTGGACGGTCACGGGCCAGCAGGCGGTCACCGGACGGGTCGTCGAGTTCCTCGCGGACGCCGAGGATGAGGTCGTCTACATGACCGTCGAGGACCTCCTCACCGACAAGGTGATCGACGCGCTGAGCGCGGCCGCGGAGCGCGGCGTCACGATCAAGCTCGGCGGCGTCTCCCCGGAGGTACAGGCGCGCATCCAGGACGACATCCCCGGGGCGACGATGTTCGAGTCGCTGTGGCTCTGGTCGGATACTCCGGCGGGGCGGATCATGCTGGTGGACGGCCGGGAGACGCTCGCGAGCGTACTCGTCAACGGCGCGGACGCGTCCCCGACGGACCCCCGGTCGGAGACCGCCATCTGGGGCGCCGGCGAGACGAACAGCCTCGTCGTCGTTTTGAAGGCCATCTTCGCGTGGCGGCTCGGCCCGGAGCCAGCGGACTGA
- a CDS encoding TrmB family transcriptional regulator: MDTSENVAEAVEILQQLGLKEYEARCFVGLTRLETGTAKKLSEITEVPRTRVYDAIRVLEAQGLVEIQHSSPQRFRAVPLEEATETLRDQYEDRVERLRGALDTVDLADEDDSKPAQQIWAITGSDAIENRTGQLIEKATEEIVLVLGDESLLTDELVETLNGVDGDTDLIIGALTEPLQDEIRAAVPDATTFVSGLEWLRGTDPVDDETAVGRLLLADRSTLLVSSILRQSGREQAIYGEGFGNGLVVISRRLMAQGLIPGRDPKP, encoded by the coding sequence ATGGACACATCAGAAAACGTGGCGGAGGCGGTCGAGATCCTTCAACAGCTCGGCCTGAAGGAGTACGAAGCGCGGTGTTTCGTGGGACTGACCCGGCTCGAGACGGGGACCGCGAAGAAGCTCAGCGAGATCACCGAGGTCCCCCGGACCCGCGTGTACGACGCGATACGCGTCCTCGAGGCGCAGGGGTTAGTCGAGATCCAGCACTCGAGCCCCCAGCGGTTCCGCGCGGTCCCGCTCGAAGAAGCGACGGAGACCCTCCGCGACCAGTACGAGGACCGCGTCGAGCGGCTCCGCGGCGCCCTCGACACGGTCGACCTCGCCGACGAGGACGATTCCAAGCCCGCCCAGCAGATCTGGGCGATAACCGGGAGCGACGCGATCGAGAACCGGACGGGCCAGCTCATCGAGAAGGCGACCGAGGAGATCGTGTTGGTCCTCGGCGACGAGTCGCTGCTCACGGACGAGCTCGTCGAGACGCTCAACGGCGTCGACGGCGACACCGACCTGATAATCGGCGCGCTGACCGAGCCGCTCCAGGACGAGATCCGCGCGGCCGTGCCGGACGCCACGACGTTCGTCTCCGGGCTGGAGTGGCTGCGCGGCACCGACCCGGTCGACGACGAGACGGCGGTCGGGCGGCTCCTCCTGGCCGACCGCTCGACGCTGCTCGTGAGTTCGATCCTCCGACAGAGCGGCCGGGAACAGGCGATCTACGGCGAGGGGTTCGGCAACGGCCTCGTCGTGATCTCGCGCCGGCTGATGGCGCAGGGGCTGATTCCCGGCCGCGACCCGAAACCCTGA
- a CDS encoding lipopolysaccharide biosynthesis protein, translating into MRRLLRWLKRALSPSGSLSSRTVTNGIWTAVTNASGQLLQITLLVVLARLLSPADFGLYGIATLTLTALQRFSRLGFDTALIQRQEENVDPYLDTVFTLQILRGALIAGITIVGAPLIATFFAEPRATAILRAIALVMLLQALYNPGAVYFEKDLKFHKEFAMSFSGAASRFVVAVGYALVTPSVWALVAGAVVGNLVQLVASYVIHDYRPWPRFDRDRAAMLINYGKWIFGESVISFFYTDGDDIFVGRLLGSASLGLYQVAYRLSNAPATEIAHTISRVSMPAYSKIQDDEAALREGFHRVLQFSSLASIPMGVGIAVVAPVFVPTFLGDGWGAMVAPMQVLAVFGVLRSVRTCASPLFRALGQPDYNAKIHAIRLVLMVVTIYPLTQAYGLVGTALSVLVTSVVGIPIATVLVLRLIDDDLRSLVAVVAVPVAGSLLMGACALAVRRAVTATTGPAVSFVATVLTGIAVYGLFLLAAERRYEIGLQALLGQFRRSL; encoded by the coding sequence ATGAGACGGCTGCTGCGGTGGCTCAAGCGGGCGCTCTCCCCGTCCGGCAGTCTCTCGTCGCGCACGGTGACGAACGGCATCTGGACCGCAGTCACCAACGCCAGCGGACAGCTCCTCCAGATCACGTTGCTCGTCGTCCTCGCCCGTCTCCTCTCGCCGGCGGACTTCGGGCTGTACGGGATCGCGACGCTCACGCTCACCGCCCTCCAGCGGTTCTCGCGGCTCGGCTTCGACACGGCGCTCATCCAGCGACAGGAGGAGAACGTCGACCCCTACCTCGACACCGTGTTCACCCTCCAGATCCTCCGCGGGGCCCTCATCGCCGGGATCACGATCGTCGGCGCTCCCCTCATCGCGACCTTCTTCGCGGAGCCGCGCGCGACGGCGATTCTGCGGGCGATCGCTCTCGTAATGCTGTTACAGGCGCTGTACAACCCGGGGGCGGTCTACTTCGAGAAGGACCTGAAGTTCCACAAGGAGTTCGCGATGTCGTTCAGCGGCGCCGCCTCCCGGTTCGTCGTCGCCGTCGGCTACGCCCTCGTCACCCCGAGCGTGTGGGCGCTCGTCGCCGGGGCGGTCGTCGGCAACCTCGTCCAACTGGTGGCGTCGTACGTCATCCACGACTACCGCCCGTGGCCCCGGTTCGACCGCGACCGCGCCGCGATGCTGATAAACTACGGGAAGTGGATATTCGGAGAGTCGGTGATATCCTTCTTTTACACCGACGGCGACGACATCTTCGTCGGGCGACTTCTCGGCTCCGCCAGCCTCGGCCTGTATCAGGTCGCCTATCGGCTGTCGAACGCGCCGGCGACCGAGATCGCACACACCATCTCCCGCGTGTCGATGCCCGCGTACTCGAAGATCCAAGACGACGAGGCCGCCCTTCGGGAGGGATTCCACCGGGTCCTCCAGTTCTCCTCGCTGGCGTCGATCCCGATGGGCGTCGGGATCGCCGTCGTCGCACCCGTCTTCGTCCCGACCTTCCTCGGCGACGGATGGGGGGCGATGGTCGCGCCAATGCAGGTACTCGCGGTCTTCGGCGTCCTCCGCTCGGTCCGGACCTGCGCGTCGCCGCTGTTCCGCGCGCTCGGCCAGCCCGACTACAACGCGAAGATCCACGCGATCCGGCTGGTTCTCATGGTGGTCACGATCTATCCGCTGACACAGGCGTACGGGCTCGTCGGGACGGCGCTGTCGGTCCTGGTAACGAGCGTCGTCGGCATCCCGATCGCGACGGTGCTCGTGCTCCGGCTTATCGACGACGATCTGCGTTCGCTCGTCGCGGTCGTGGCGGTGCCGGTCGCGGGGAGCCTGCTCATGGGCGCCTGTGCGCTCGCCGTCCGGCGGGCCGTCACCGCGACGACCGGGCCGGCCGTTTCGTTCGTCGCCACGGTGCTCACCGGAATCGCGGTGTACGGGCTCTTCCTGCTCGCTGCCGAGCGGCGGTACGAGATCGGGCTTCAGGCGTTGCTCGGTCAATTCAGACGGAGCCTCTGA
- the glmM gene encoding phosphoglucosamine mutase, with amino-acid sequence MFGTSGVRGRVGEAVTADLALDVGRALATDCAETVVLGRDARDSGRMLTRALTAGLTECGADVIDVGVEATPTVARAVAREGADAGAVVTASHNPAPDNGIKLWRSDGRAFGEDANARITEIVETEAFALAGHDGIGAVEERDVVAGGDARRLHERALRESVPLPDDLSVVVDLGNGVGRVTADALHAAGCDVETLNGQRDGRFPGRPSEPTAANCETACEVVAATDADLGVVHDGDADRMMAVDERGRFVAGDALLALFGRRAADAGDRVAVPVDTSLLVADALAEVGAEVTYTPVGDAYVAAEAAKPGVAFGGEPSGAWIWPERTLCPDGPLAACVLTALVGAEGSLAALVDALPSYPIRRDSVRTEYKGEIVDRVGEVAAAEYDDVSTLDGVRVETDAGWFLVRASGTEPLVRITAEARDEADADALFETARDLVERAAADAS; translated from the coding sequence ATGTTCGGAACCAGCGGCGTGCGCGGACGCGTCGGCGAGGCGGTCACGGCCGACCTCGCGCTCGACGTGGGGCGCGCGCTCGCGACGGACTGCGCGGAGACGGTCGTGCTCGGTCGCGACGCGCGAGACAGCGGCCGGATGCTCACGCGGGCGCTCACGGCGGGGCTCACCGAGTGCGGGGCGGACGTGATCGACGTCGGGGTCGAGGCCACGCCCACCGTGGCCCGCGCCGTCGCCCGCGAGGGCGCCGACGCCGGCGCCGTCGTCACCGCCTCGCACAACCCGGCGCCCGACAACGGGATCAAGCTGTGGCGGAGCGACGGGCGGGCGTTCGGCGAGGACGCGAACGCGCGGATCACCGAGATCGTCGAGACGGAGGCGTTCGCGCTCGCCGGCCACGACGGGATCGGCGCGGTCGAGGAGCGGGACGTGGTCGCCGGGGGCGACGCCCGACGGCTCCACGAGCGCGCCCTCCGCGAGAGCGTGCCACTCCCGGACGACCTGTCGGTCGTCGTCGACCTCGGCAACGGCGTCGGGCGCGTCACCGCCGACGCGCTTCACGCCGCCGGCTGCGACGTGGAGACGCTTAACGGCCAGCGCGACGGCCGGTTCCCGGGCCGGCCCAGCGAGCCGACCGCGGCGAACTGCGAGACGGCCTGCGAGGTGGTCGCGGCGACCGACGCCGACCTCGGGGTCGTCCACGACGGCGACGCCGACCGGATGATGGCGGTCGACGAGCGCGGGCGGTTCGTCGCCGGCGACGCGCTGCTCGCGCTGTTCGGCCGCCGCGCGGCCGACGCGGGCGACCGCGTGGCGGTCCCCGTTGATACCAGCCTGCTCGTCGCCGACGCGCTCGCGGAGGTCGGCGCCGAGGTGACGTACACGCCCGTCGGCGACGCGTACGTGGCCGCGGAGGCGGCGAAGCCGGGCGTCGCCTTCGGCGGCGAGCCCAGCGGCGCGTGGATCTGGCCCGAGCGGACCCTCTGTCCGGACGGCCCGCTCGCGGCCTGCGTGCTGACCGCGCTCGTCGGCGCGGAGGGGTCGCTCGCCGCGCTCGTCGACGCCCTTCCCTCCTACCCGATCCGCAGAGATTCGGTGCGGACGGAGTACAAAGGGGAAATCGTCGACCGCGTCGGCGAGGTCGCGGCCGCCGAGTACGACGACGTGTCGACGCTCGACGGCGTCCGGGTCGAGACGGACGCCGGCTGGTTCCTCGTGCGCGCGAGCGGCACCGAGCCGCTGGTGCGGATCACGGCCGAGGCGCGCGACGAGGCCGACGCGGACGCGCTGTTCGAGACGGCGCGCGACCTCGTGGAGCGGGCCGCCGCGGACGCGTCTTAG
- a CDS encoding DUF7342 family protein — protein sequence MSNDTAADSSSDQDREARRRWKRDRTTFQRVYDVMTGVTEHASASEIAERADCSPDGARNALTQLAELGIVDRRGSRPAEYRRNESYFEWKRVETLADDHTAAALRERLDDLLAEDADLQESFGVPDPDAVSVAPVEGGDHAAVHDRLESLSRWRTVRHDIELLQRAVSRAEARGRDGTDLRGSA from the coding sequence ATGTCGAACGACACCGCCGCCGACTCGTCGTCGGATCAGGACCGCGAGGCCCGGCGTCGATGGAAACGCGACCGGACCACGTTTCAGCGGGTGTACGACGTGATGACCGGCGTGACCGAACACGCGTCGGCGAGCGAGATCGCCGAGCGCGCGGACTGTTCGCCCGACGGCGCGCGAAACGCGCTCACTCAGCTGGCCGAGCTGGGGATCGTCGACCGGCGCGGGAGTCGTCCCGCCGAGTACCGCCGCAACGAGTCGTACTTCGAGTGGAAGCGCGTCGAGACGCTGGCCGACGACCACACCGCAGCGGCGCTCCGTGAGCGCTTAGACGACCTCCTCGCCGAGGACGCCGACCTCCAGGAGTCGTTCGGCGTTCCCGACCCGGACGCCGTCTCGGTCGCGCCGGTCGAAGGCGGCGACCACGCGGCGGTCCACGACCGGCTGGAGTCGCTGTCGCGGTGGCGCACGGTGCGGCACGACATCGAACTCCTCCAGCGGGCCGTCTCGCGGGCCGAGGCGCGCGGGCGCGACGGGACCGACCTCCGCGGGTCGGCCTGA
- the glmU gene encoding bifunctional sugar-1-phosphate nucleotidylyltransferase/acetyltransferase, producing MYGVVLAAGRGTRMRPLTDRRPKPLLPVGDRSLLEQVFDAARDVVDEFVVVTGYRGDAIRDSIGESYRDRPVHYVEQAEALGTAHAVAQAEPVVDDDFLVLNGDVVVDASLPRALADAGAPAVAATEVDDPRAYGVLSTAADGSLAGIVEKPADPPTNLANVGCYAFEPEVFEYIERTPESERSEYEITTTIDLLLGDGRRIDVARYDGTWLDVGRPWELLEANELALAELDDERDLAGTVEEDVHLHGPVVVEAGARVRSGAYIEGPALIREGADVGPNAYVRGATVVGPGAHVGHSVEVKNSVLMADASVGHLSYVGDSVLGRAVNFGAGTNVANLRHDGENVRQTVKGDRVDTGRRKLGAIVGDEAKTGINTSLNAGVVLGAGETTGPGEALTRDRLSE from the coding sequence ATGTACGGAGTCGTGCTCGCGGCCGGCCGCGGGACTCGGATGCGACCGCTGACGGACCGCCGCCCGAAACCCCTCCTCCCGGTCGGAGACCGCTCGCTGCTGGAACAGGTGTTCGACGCCGCCCGCGACGTCGTCGACGAGTTCGTCGTCGTGACGGGCTACCGCGGCGACGCGATCCGCGATAGCATAGGCGAGTCGTACCGCGACCGCCCGGTCCACTACGTCGAACAGGCGGAGGCGCTGGGGACCGCCCACGCCGTGGCGCAGGCGGAACCGGTCGTCGACGACGATTTCCTCGTGCTCAACGGCGACGTCGTCGTAGACGCCTCGCTCCCGCGCGCGCTCGCCGACGCGGGCGCGCCGGCCGTGGCGGCCACCGAGGTCGACGACCCGCGGGCGTACGGCGTGCTCTCGACTGCCGCCGACGGCTCGCTCGCGGGGATCGTCGAGAAGCCCGCCGACCCGCCGACGAACCTCGCGAACGTCGGCTGCTACGCGTTCGAGCCGGAGGTGTTCGAGTACATCGAGCGCACGCCCGAAAGCGAGCGCAGCGAGTATGAGATCACGACGACGATCGACCTGCTGCTTGGCGACGGCCGCCGGATCGACGTGGCGCGGTACGACGGGACCTGGCTCGACGTCGGCCGGCCGTGGGAGCTGCTGGAGGCGAACGAGCTGGCGCTCGCGGAGCTCGACGACGAGCGCGACCTCGCCGGTACCGTCGAGGAGGATGTCCACCTCCACGGGCCGGTCGTCGTCGAGGCGGGCGCGCGAGTCCGTTCGGGTGCCTATATCGAGGGCCCGGCGCTGATCCGCGAGGGCGCCGACGTGGGGCCGAACGCCTACGTCCGCGGGGCGACCGTCGTGGGGCCCGGGGCCCACGTCGGTCACTCGGTCGAGGTGAAGAACTCGGTGCTGATGGCGGACGCCTCGGTCGGCCACCTCTCGTACGTCGGCGACTCGGTGCTGGGCCGCGCGGTGAACTTCGGGGCAGGGACGAACGTCGCAAACCTCCGGCACGACGGCGAAAACGTCCGGCAGACGGTGAAGGGCGACCGCGTCGACACCGGGCGTCGGAAGCTGGGCGCGATCGTCGGCGACGAGGCGAAGACGGGGATCAACACGTCGCTGAACGCCGGCGTCGTACTGGGCGCCGGAGAGACAACCGGGCCGGGCGAGGCGCTGACGCGCGACCGGCTCTCGGAGTAG